From one Anabas testudineus chromosome 18, fAnaTes1.2, whole genome shotgun sequence genomic stretch:
- the LOC113168340 gene encoding ladderlectin-like, with protein sequence MSTMKILTVFAFVCALMILTRAAEKPKRSCPSGWSRYRSRCFHYVPREMTWAQAERNCQSIGSHLASVHTAKEYYQIKNIIRIRTHEYPETWIGGSDAQEESFWFWIDGSPFKFQFWCKGEPNNTSGKQHCLAINYGGNKCWDDRQCDHHLPSVCSKRIITSSVPELK encoded by the exons ATGTCCACCATGAAGATCTtgactgtgtttgcatttgtatgtgcCCTGATGATTCTCACCAGAGCTGCTG aaaAACCTAAGAGATCTTGTCCTAGTGGTTGGAGCAGGTACAGGAGTCGCTGTTTTCACTATGTTCCACGAGAGATGACTTGGGCTCAAGCTGAG AGAAACTGTCAGTCCATTGGTTCACATCTTGCATCTGTCCATACAGCTAAAGAGTATTACCAGATTAAAAACATCATAAGAATTAGAACACATGAGTATCCAGAGACTTGGATTGGAGGCTCTGATGCTCAAGAG GAAAGTTTCTGGTTCTGGATTGATGGATCACCTTTCAAATTTCAATTCTGGTGCAAGGGAGAGCCCAACAACACTTCAGGAAAACAGCACTGTTTGGCAATAAATTATGGAG GTAACAAATGCTGGGATGATAGACAGTGTGACCATCATCTTCCATCTGTGTGTTCTAAAAGAATCATTACTTCATCAGTTCCTGAGCTGAAGtaa
- the LOC113168541 gene encoding type-2 ice-structuring protein-like has product MSCKMKILTLSLFVFAMMGVIRAAALSQDEDQPTTEPISTTPPLHGGQYGEEGPNYFHWEPSCPKGWSMYSMQCILYVPKIMTWDEAEENCRSKGGNLATVFQDNPSDDIQKELQKVGHGDGPIWFGGHEIHYFPWSEHFECSENNAESYCLQITVEEDEQSCTDVQCDARLPSVCGIIIM; this is encoded by the exons ATGAGCTGCAAGATGAAGATTCTCAcgctgtctctgtttgtttttgccatgATGGGTGTGATCAGAGCTGCAG CTCTTTCACAAGATGAGGATCAACCTACAACAGAACCTATTTCAACAA CTCCTCCACTACACGGCGGTCAATATGGTGAAGAGGGACCAAATT ATTTTCACTGGGAGCCATCTTGCCCTAAGGGTTGgtccatgtacagtatgcagtgCATCCTTTATGTTCCAAAAATCATGACTTGGGACGAAGCAGAG GAAAACTGTAGGTCCAAGGGGGGAAACCTTGCAACTGTATTCCAGGACAATCCCTCCGATGACATTCAAAAGGAGCTGCAGAAAGTTGGTCACGGGGATGGACCAATATGGTTTGGAGGTCATGAG ATTCATTATTTTCCCTGGAGTGAACATTTTGAGTGTTCTGAAAACAATGCTGAGAGCTACTGTTTACAGATCACAGTTGAAG aagATGAGCAGTCATGCACGGATGTGCAGTGCGATGCTCGTCTCCCATCTGTCTGTGGCATAATTATCATGTGA